A single region of the Acidithiobacillus acidisediminis genome encodes:
- a CDS encoding SIMPL domain-containing protein (The SIMPL domain is named for its presence in mouse protein SIMPL (signalling molecule that associates with mouse pelle-like kinase). Bacterial member BP26, from Brucella, was shown to assemble into a channel-like structure, while YggE from E. coli has been associated with resistance to oxidative stress.), with translation MVKTLCNGLAAVTFMVAPAAWAQTANTQPQVELQLTQNYSVANSELVAELSATAVKSRADQAASAVNADLRWAEGQLAAFTDIHWQLVGYSSGQQGDKDWQMQGNLSLRADPKVLLPVLATLQSRLQLRSLHSQASSAAIAAAQRQAQAQMLHRFVQEAQAACQNLGLSWGGIKDGRLRSSVPLHPLGVAPVFLAAERAVPAPIAEGHSESHAQMDLSGTAFCKN, from the coding sequence ATGGTGAAAACCCTATGCAATGGCTTGGCCGCCGTCACCTTTATGGTGGCTCCCGCGGCTTGGGCGCAGACCGCAAATACCCAGCCGCAGGTAGAATTACAGCTTACGCAGAACTATTCTGTTGCCAATAGTGAGCTTGTCGCCGAGCTGAGTGCGACCGCCGTCAAGAGTCGGGCAGACCAAGCAGCAAGCGCGGTGAATGCCGATCTACGCTGGGCCGAGGGGCAATTGGCTGCTTTTACGGATATTCACTGGCAATTAGTGGGCTACAGTAGTGGTCAGCAGGGGGACAAGGACTGGCAGATGCAGGGAAATCTATCCTTGCGTGCCGACCCGAAAGTTCTCTTGCCAGTATTGGCGACGCTCCAATCGCGGCTGCAGTTGCGCTCCTTGCACTCTCAAGCCTCTAGTGCTGCCATTGCGGCGGCGCAGCGGCAGGCCCAGGCGCAGATGTTGCACCGCTTTGTGCAGGAGGCGCAAGCGGCATGTCAAAATCTCGGTCTCTCTTGGGGAGGTATCAAGGATGGTCGTTTGCGTAGCAGCGTCCCCTTACACCCTCTTGGGGTGGCACCCGTTTTTCTCGCGGCAGAACGGGCCGTGCCAGCCCCAATCGCGGAAGGACACAGCGAAAGTCACGCGCAAATGGATTTATCGGGTACGGCATTTTGTAAAAATTAG
- the glmS gene encoding glutamine--fructose-6-phosphate transaminase (isomerizing) yields MCGIVGGITTADIVPVILEGLRRLEYRGYDSAGLAFLDAAGKLQRRRSVGRVAELAAVHGQEGFRSQVGIGHTRWATHGGIAEQNAHPLISHDEIAVVHNGIIENYQNLRGRLQALGYAFQSETDTEVIVHLIHWYRQQLPTLLSAVQAASRELQGAYAFAVLSVQDPKELILHRKGCPLLLGLGENGRYFASDVAALLPVTRRVVYLEDGDFARLQQDQVVLQDVDAVPLQREEHWSQLSSAAIDLGPYRHFMQKEIYEQPRAVADTLEGALGMEFSIEELWGAGATERIRQIDKVLFLASGTSHYASLVGRQWLESIAGVPAQAELGHEYRYRESIADPRQLIVTLSQSGETLDTYEALRHAQARGHVQTLSICNVAESAIPRASALRFLTRAGPEIGVASTKAFTTQLVALYLLALSLGVLRGRVDANALQQHREALRQLPGSIQQALNLEPQIQLWASQFADKEHALFLGRGLHYPIALEGALKLKEISYIHAEAYPAGELKHGPLALVDRQMPVVVIAPNDQLLEKLAANMQEVYARGGQLYVFTDLDSHYEPGDGVHVIRLPRHVGLLSPVLHAIPVQLLAYHAALVKGTDVDRPRNLAKAVTVE; encoded by the coding sequence ATGTGCGGAATTGTTGGTGGTATCACGACAGCAGACATTGTCCCGGTCATTCTGGAGGGGCTGCGGCGGCTGGAATATCGCGGCTATGACTCGGCGGGACTGGCCTTTTTGGATGCTGCGGGCAAACTGCAGCGCCGTCGGAGTGTCGGTCGGGTGGCAGAGCTGGCGGCCGTGCACGGTCAGGAAGGGTTCCGCAGCCAGGTGGGAATTGGCCACACGCGCTGGGCTACGCACGGTGGCATCGCGGAGCAGAATGCGCATCCATTGATCTCGCACGACGAGATTGCCGTGGTTCACAATGGCATTATCGAAAATTATCAGAATCTGCGCGGTCGTCTGCAGGCCTTGGGTTATGCCTTCCAGTCCGAGACGGATACCGAAGTCATTGTCCATCTGATCCACTGGTATCGGCAGCAACTGCCGACCTTGCTCAGCGCAGTACAAGCGGCTAGCCGCGAGCTTCAGGGCGCCTATGCCTTTGCGGTTCTGAGCGTCCAGGATCCCAAGGAGCTGATCCTCCACCGCAAGGGATGCCCCTTGTTGCTGGGTCTGGGGGAAAACGGACGGTACTTCGCCTCGGATGTCGCGGCACTGCTTCCGGTGACGCGCCGCGTGGTCTACCTGGAAGATGGGGATTTTGCCCGACTACAGCAGGACCAGGTTGTGCTGCAAGATGTTGATGCTGTCCCGCTGCAGCGTGAGGAGCATTGGAGTCAGCTCAGTTCAGCGGCCATCGATCTTGGCCCGTACCGTCATTTCATGCAAAAGGAGATCTACGAACAGCCGCGCGCTGTTGCCGATACCCTGGAGGGCGCCTTGGGGATGGAGTTCTCGATCGAAGAGCTCTGGGGTGCGGGAGCGACAGAGCGCATCCGGCAAATCGACAAGGTCTTGTTTCTGGCGTCGGGCACCAGTCACTACGCGAGCTTGGTAGGTAGGCAGTGGCTCGAATCCATCGCGGGCGTTCCCGCGCAGGCGGAGCTGGGCCATGAGTATCGCTACCGCGAAAGCATTGCGGATCCGCGCCAGCTCATCGTGACGCTCTCTCAGTCTGGCGAAACCCTCGATACCTACGAGGCGCTGCGCCATGCCCAGGCGCGCGGGCATGTCCAGACCCTATCCATCTGTAATGTCGCCGAAAGTGCCATTCCCCGCGCTTCTGCGCTCCGTTTTCTGACCCGCGCCGGGCCAGAGATTGGTGTCGCCTCGACCAAGGCCTTTACCACCCAACTGGTGGCGCTGTATCTGCTGGCCCTGAGTCTGGGGGTTTTGCGCGGGCGAGTGGACGCGAATGCGCTGCAGCAACACCGCGAGGCCTTGCGCCAACTGCCGGGGAGCATCCAGCAAGCCTTGAATCTCGAGCCACAGATTCAACTGTGGGCCAGTCAGTTTGCCGACAAGGAGCATGCGCTATTTCTCGGGCGCGGCCTGCATTATCCCATTGCCCTGGAAGGTGCCTTGAAGCTCAAGGAGATTTCCTACATCCACGCCGAGGCTTATCCCGCCGGGGAGCTGAAGCATGGCCCCCTGGCCCTGGTCGATCGGCAGATGCCGGTGGTGGTCATCGCCCCTAATGATCAGCTGTTGGAGAAATTGGCGGCGAACATGCAGGAGGTGTACGCGCGCGGTGGTCAACTTTACGTCTTTACCGACCTCGACAGTCACTACGAGCCAGGCGACGGGGTGCATGTCATTCGCCTGCCGCGGCATGTCGGCCTGCTTTCGCCAGTCCTCCACGCCATTCCCGTGCAACTACTGGCCTACCACGCCGCGCTCGTCAAAGGCACCGACGTCGATCGCCCGCGCAATTTGGCCAAAGCGGTGACCGTGGAATAG